A DNA window from Candidatus Obscuribacterales bacterium contains the following coding sequences:
- a CDS encoding thioredoxin family protein yields MTFIEQTGTRIGDYAPDFELRGVDRQVHHLANYLQQFRAVGVVTLSNHCLYVRTYLNCLKQLQTQFQSAGFTLIGINGNDDRRYPEDDFGNMISFANDHQLNFPYLRDATQDVLRSFGADYTPEAFLIDAQGKLCYRGAIDDANHQLNQAVHHYFQDAIAQLLADQPITVASNPATGSTIKWRS; encoded by the coding sequence ATGACTTTTATAGAACAGACCGGTACCCGCATTGGTGACTACGCCCCTGATTTTGAACTACGCGGGGTGGATCGCCAAGTGCATCATCTAGCCAACTATCTACAGCAGTTTCGGGCCGTGGGTGTGGTAACGCTATCCAACCACTGTCTCTATGTGCGCACCTACCTCAACTGCCTCAAACAGCTTCAGACCCAATTTCAATCCGCAGGCTTTACGCTAATTGGCATCAACGGCAATGACGATCGCCGCTATCCCGAAGATGACTTCGGCAACATGATTAGCTTTGCCAACGACCACCAGCTCAACTTCCCCTACCTGCGAGATGCCACCCAAGATGTGTTGCGCAGTTTTGGGGCCGACTACACACCGGAAGCCTTCTTGATCGACGCCCAGGGAAAGCTATGCTATCGCGGGGCCATTGATGATGCCAACCATCAGCTCAACCAAGCCGTCCACCACTACTTTCAAGATGCGATCGCCCAACTGCTAGCAGATCAACCAATTACCGTGGCTTCCAACCCCGCCACCGGCAGCACCATCAAATGGCGCAGCTAG
- the speB gene encoding agmatinase has protein sequence MAQRFWRIGGDRSLPDFPSYSIQYPTTPSHYITGLSCPMLTQKPTAHSPFLGDEVAADYETARVVILPIPYEATTTYRKGCQDGPASILDASQQVEYYDEELEQEYWPVGIYTHTPIADTRSQPMLTAAVMLQDTCKTVRSLWDDGKFVIGLGGEHSITEGLVRAYQESSSTPFTVVQIDAHADLRQEYEGSIHNHACVMRRVLDMGLPTVQIGIRSICREEADLIRDKDLCVFRAREIARQPDWIDRAIASIPTRAVFLTIDLDGIDPTHMPGVGTPEPGGLDWYSLTEFLRRLFEQYDVLGCDVMELAPVVDSVVSEFTAAKLVYKLIGYQAIAQQWDVPT, from the coding sequence TTGGCCCAGCGCTTCTGGCGGATCGGCGGCGATCGCTCCCTGCCTGACTTCCCCAGCTATTCCATCCAATATCCCACTACACCATCCCACTACATCACAGGACTGAGTTGCCCCATGTTGACGCAAAAACCCACTGCCCATAGTCCCTTTTTGGGAGACGAGGTCGCGGCAGACTACGAAACGGCGCGGGTGGTGATTCTGCCCATTCCCTACGAAGCCACAACAACCTACCGCAAAGGGTGTCAAGATGGCCCCGCTTCAATCTTAGATGCGTCGCAGCAAGTTGAATACTACGACGAAGAACTGGAGCAAGAATATTGGCCCGTCGGCATCTACACCCATACGCCCATTGCCGACACCCGCAGCCAACCCATGCTCACGGCAGCGGTGATGCTGCAAGACACCTGTAAGACGGTGCGATCGCTTTGGGATGATGGCAAGTTTGTGATTGGCCTAGGGGGAGAGCATAGCATTACCGAAGGGCTAGTGCGGGCCTATCAAGAATCGTCATCCACCCCGTTCACGGTCGTGCAAATTGATGCCCATGCCGACCTACGTCAGGAATATGAAGGTTCCATCCACAATCACGCCTGCGTGATGCGACGGGTGTTAGACATGGGGCTGCCCACGGTGCAAATTGGCATTCGCAGCATTTGCCGAGAAGAAGCTGACCTGATTCGTGACAAAGATCTATGCGTGTTTCGGGCGCGGGAAATTGCTCGCCAGCCCGATTGGATCGATCGGGCGATCGCTAGCATTCCCACCCGTGCAGTTTTCCTAACCATTGACCTCGATGGCATCGACCCCACCCACATGCCCGGCGTCGGCACCCCAGAGCCCGGTGGGTTAGATTGGTATAGCCTTACAGAATTTCTGCGGCGGCTGTTTGAACAGTACGACGTCCTGGGTTGTGATGTGATGGAATTGGCCCCTGTGGTTGACTCCGTTGTTTCGGAATTCACTGCGGCTAAGCTGGTGTATAAACTCATCGGCTATCAAGCGATCGCCCAACAGTGGGACGTTCCCACCTAA